The following coding sequences lie in one Palaemon carinicauda isolate YSFRI2023 chromosome 7, ASM3689809v2, whole genome shotgun sequence genomic window:
- the LOC137644270 gene encoding piggyBac transposable element-derived protein 2-like: MKKVPRGDTDVVVDNIHKILLVCWKDNAVVSVVSNISPVYPLESLSRWSAKDKKKISVSRPYLIGDYNRHMGGTDRMDQNINCYRISIRMKKWWCPIFSWVIDATIQNCWLLHRVDESNLSLLSFKRYIARTYLQKAEPLEGIGRPRQSSRVIPDVRYDNIGHLVESLGKQAWNCALSSCKSRPSQGCMKCGVPLCVKCFANYHRRAL, from the coding sequence ATGAAGAAGGTTCCTCGAGGAGATACAGATGTTGTTGTGGATAATATTCACAAGATCTTGTTGGTATGCTGGAAGGATAATGCAGTAGTTTCAGTGGTATCAAATATTTCTCCTGTTTATCCTCTGGAAAGTTTATCTCGATGGTcagcaaaggacaaaaagaaaattagcGTAAGTCGTCCTTATCTCATTGGGGATTACAACAGGCACATGGGTGGCACTGATAGGATGGACCAAAACATCAATTGTTACCGTATATCCATTAGAATGAAAAAGTGGTGGTGCCCTATATTTTCTTGGGTAATTGATGCAACGATTCAGAACTGCTGGCTTCTGCATCGTGTTGATGAAAGCAACCTTTCACTGCTGTCATTCAAGCGCTACATTGCAAGGACATACCTTCAGAAGGCAGAACCACTTGAGGGAATAGGCCGGCCAAGACAGTCATCTCGGGTTATTCCAGATGTACGTTATGACAATATTGGTCACCTCGTCGAATCCCTTGGAAAACAGGCATGGAACTGTGCTCTATCCTCTTGTAAATCTCGTCCTTCGCAAGGGTGTATGAAGTGTGGAGTTCCATTGTGTGTGAAATGCTTTGCTAATTATCATCGTCGTGCTCTTTAG